A genome region from Portunus trituberculatus isolate SZX2019 chromosome 18, ASM1759143v1, whole genome shotgun sequence includes the following:
- the LOC123505730 gene encoding extensin-like encodes MPSTHAHPNGHPHPQHAQLPKSPTSKIPPPTHALPCHLPTLRPPLQNTPNHPTTPVSVTYLRLLTHAPPPPNTHAFPSTPINTIHPRLLTHAPPTPKTPPKPPHPHSPLNTPTPRTATPSNTPPNAPHRPPPTPAHPPFPSPSPSAELCKPR; translated from the coding sequence ATGCCCTCAACCCACGCCCACCCGAACGGCCACCCACACCCCCAACACGCTCAGCTCCCCAAAAGTCCTACCTCCAAAatacccccacccacccacgccctTCCATGTCACCTACCCACGCTCCGCCCCCCACTTCAAAATACCCCCAACCACCCAACCACGCCCGTCAGTGTCACCTACCTACGCCTCCTCACCCATGCTCCGCCCCCTCCAAATACCCACGCCTTCCCATCTACGCCCATCAATACCATCCACCCACGCCTCCTCACCCACGCTCCGCCCACCCCTAAAACACCTCCAAAGCCTCCTCACCCACACTCTCCCCTAAATACTCCCACCCCACGAACCGCTACCCCTTCAAATACTCCTCCCAACGCCCCTCATCGACCCCCACCCACGCCTGCccatccccccttcccctccccgtcCCCCAGTGCTGAATTATGCAAGCCCCGCTAA